In Thermocladium sp. ECH_B, a genomic segment contains:
- a CDS encoding heat-shock protein Hsp20, with amino-acid sequence MSEFDDFDKWWNRLRKFMDNFETEIEKEMDELFRQAEKQQQRSSRKPNMYYYGFEITMGPDGKPIVREXGNVKPWSERGAPVISEDIEPLTDVFDDGDKIKVVMDMPGIDKDKIKIKVNGDKLIVSAEGNDRRYYKEVNLPANVDPSKAKATYRNGVLTIELTKKNGKSGFEIEVN; translated from the coding sequence ATGTCTGAGTTCGACGATTTTGATAAGTGGTGGAATCGTTTAAGAAAGTTCATGGATAATTTCGAGACCGAGATAGAGAAGGAAATGGACGAGTTATTTAGGCAAGCGGAGAAGCAGCAACAGCGAAGCTCGAGAAAGCCAAATATGTATTATTATGGATTCGAAATAACGATGGGTCCCGATGGTAAGCCCATTGTTCGGGAGNTCGGGAATGTGAAGCCATGGAGTGAACGCGGTGCCCCAGTGATTAGTGAGGATATAGAGCCATTAACCGATGTATTTGATGATGGAGACAAGATAAAGGTAGTCATGGATATGCCAGGGATAGATAAGGATAAAATAAAGATAAAGGTTAATGGAGATAAATTAATAGTATCAGCTGAGGGCAATGATAGGAGGTATTATAAGGAGGTTAATTTGCCCGCTAATGTGGATCCAAGCAAGGCTAAGGCGACCTATAGGAATGGCGTCCTCACCATTGAGCTAACGAAGAAGAACGGGAAAAGCGGTTTCGAAATAGAAGTCAATTAA